In Plasmodium chabaudi chabaudi strain AS genome assembly, chromosome: 10, a single genomic region encodes these proteins:
- a CDS encoding SNARE protein, putative: MEDILGEIISLSEKKKDEMNRRNDRKGTEYDGKSVSDESKSKKGNDDYYKKKRRGSSVKDDDTINICDASTVCTVDDDINIEKVNIFSKIIKNNKSRTSEHDFKDVEKNIDENTPLFFNNGNTLNTYLLTVNEINTNISNIYTNIDKINVIKKKIELNIYDNEKLYAKINVIIKNSEDIITSIKEKINKLNAENSAFEENSNMISEIKLRVNIFIDIVNKYKNCINKYKNICNQYYEHVNKNIIKHYKLIHPNLSDHSIHKLLKQNNHNMEEFLNVNKSSYKNNVMCFTNIDQLEIDKIKEKYNELKNLEKNIAGLNELYIELAYVIKKRKNLINNIESNVFQVKEYTEDALHNIVEAKRYNQMIKQKILYFSLFLLIIAFIILFPVFFNYSHF; encoded by the coding sequence atggaagacATTTTAGGCGAAATTATTTCACTAagtgagaaaaaaaaagatgaaatgAACAGAAGAAATGACAGAAAAGGAACTGAGTATGATGGGAAATCCGTTTCGGATGAAtcaaaaagtaaaaaagggaatgacgattattataaaaagaaacGAAGAGGGTCATCTGTAAAGGATGATgatacaataaatatatgtgatGCTTCTACAGTTTGTACAGTTGATGATGATATAAACATTGAAAAGGTTAACATTTttagtaaaataattaaaaataataaatcacGAACTTCAGAACATGACTTTAAAGAtgtcgaaaaaaatatcgatGAAAATACTccattgttttttaataatggaAATACATTAAATACCTATTTACTTACAGTTAACGAAATTAATACAAACATttctaatatatatacaaatattgataaaataaatgttataaaaaaaaaaatagagttaaatatatatgataatgaaaaattgtatGCCAAAATTAATGtgataattaaaaattcgGAAGATATAATTACAAgtattaaagaaaaaataaataaattaaatgcaGAAAATAGTGCTTTTGAagaaaatagtaatatgataagtgaaataaaattacgtgtaaatatatttattgatattgtaaataaatataaaaattgtataaataaatataaaaatatatgtaaccaatattatgaacatgttaataaaaatataatcaaaCATTACAAATTAATACACCCTAATTTAAGTGATCATAgtatacataaattattaaaacaaaataatcataatatggaagaatttttaaatgttaataaaagttcttataaaaataatgtcaTGTGTTTCACAAATATAGATCAATTGGAAATAGATAagattaaagaaaaatataatgaattaaaaaatttagaaaaaaatatagctgGATTAAATGAGCTATACATTGAATTAGCATATGtaatcaaaaaaagaaaaaatcttattaataatattgaaagTAATGTTTTTCAAGTAAAAGAATATACAGAGGATGCACTTCATAATATTGTTGAAGCAAAAAGATATAATCAAAtgattaaacaaaaaattctatattttaGTCTTTTCTTACTTATTATagcttttattattttgttccccgtttttttcaactactcacatttttaa
- a CDS encoding inner membrane complex suture component, putative — protein MDDGSENRNSGYEMLIEVPNTNENDEKNYYEIYGNNKTNDATNNNHIFDQNNERSYQNFELGSPLNYTIGSPEEPFEKYCYNINEKKKVETDIKYYGHFLVSLICLGFFILYYIYYGDYSRILYGTNYNGKVCGKDLNSFKYLYYPLSPKTSKFEILKNYPKCLESCPTVENANDNKTDEENLDVEKKKKNFFEDNFFFPFKKNSDKNKGKIIDKSGNIETNVVYADYTKGPNNNLYVEYSLNSKYYDTVNIMNICYPRDKTLRDKVINIVFTNRYKIFVNLFSLHNSFFFVFLFIIVSIVLSILYIISLYYFPASTFYSFLIFYLISLFFIPIYLVHNHLYLVFDPIKGSFFSYHYIISILISFITIVHAVISLFIFYIYKNTYRYASKLIGITLKFMRDIPNIIYAPIIVSLASVLWSCVWIYFYVHIITSGNSYDQKLDLDLDTNGNSEIVSLQKVFYYFKSSYIFSMIWISVYFFVCEMLQSLNQFTMCHIGTMWYFSDKKKFEGNRNIVEEMKTILKYHFGSIVLSSFVNISTKHLRVLFFWINKTLSLPFFFNELIYNIKERFHFILHPMSKIVDMYTTSAYCEMSMTSHPYMISCHLSSKKLTNSTSPAAALHGISYITNIIFPGFSTMIITFFAFNIFNNFKMYNTIFSPSYIPNPFFSALIIGLICGIITSYFITIISTLADTFLYCFICECYQKQMIDENPLRKTFTPDLLREFILEIYEDYNSKL, from the exons ATGGATGATGGTAGTGAAAATCGAAACAGTGGATATGAAATGCTGATTGAAGTACCTAATACTAATGagaatgatgaaaaaaattattatgaaatatatgggaataataaaacaaatgatgccacaaataataatcatatatttgatCAGAATAACGAAAGAAGTTATCAAAATTTCGAACTTGGGAGTCCATTAAATTATACTATTGGAAGCCCAGAAGAAccatttgaaaaatattgttacaacataaatgaaaagaaaaaagtagAAACagatattaaatattatgggCATTTTCTTGTTAGTTTAATTTGCTTaggattttttattttatattatatttattatggtGATTATTCACgtatattatatggaaCGAATTATAATGGAAAAGTATGTGGAAAAGACTTGAActcatttaaatatttatattatccaCTATCTCCAAAAACATCgaaatttgaaatattaaaaaattatcctAAATGTTTAGAATCATGTCCTACTGTTGAAAATGCAAATGACAATAAAActgatgaagaaaatttggatgtagaaaaaaaaaaaaaaaatttttttgaagacaacttttttttcccCTTTAAAAAGAAcagtgataaaaataaagggaAGATAATAGATAAAAGTGGAAATATAGAAACAAATGTAGTATATGCTGATTATACAAAAGgtccaaataataatttatatgttgaatattcattaaattcaaaatattatgatacagttaatataatgaatatatgttATCCTAGAGATAAAACATTAAGAGACaaagttataaatattgtctttacaaatagatataaaatatttgttaatctattttctttacataattcatttttttttgtttttttatttataattgtatCTATAGTATTATctattctttatataatttctttatattattttcctgCATCTACtttttatagttttttaattttttatctcATCTCTCTATTCTTTATACCAATATATCTTGTTcataatcatttatatttagtaTTTGATCCCATAAAGggttcttttttttcataccactatataatatctattttaatatcattCATAACAATTGTCCATGCtgttatttctttatttatattttatatctataaaaatacCTATAGATATGCATCTAAATTAATTGGAATtacattaaaatttatgcgTGACATTcctaatattatatatgcaccaATAATTGTTTCGCTTGCATCTGTTTTGTGGTCTTGTGTttggatatatttttatgtgcatataatCACGTCTGGCAATTCTTACGACCAGAAG CTGGATCTCGATCTTGATACAAATGGAAACAGCGAAATTGTGTCCCTTCAGAAAGTGTTTTACTATTTCAAGAGCTCCTATATATTCTCTAT GATATGGATATCTGTATACTTCTTCGTTTGCGAAATGCTACAATCGCTCAACCAGTTCACCATGTGCCACATAG gAACGATGTGGTATTTTAgcgataaaaaaaagttcgAAGGCAACCGAAATATAGTAGAAGAAATGa aaACAATTTTGAAATACCATTTTGGGAGCATTGTGCTATCAagttttgtaaatataagcACTAAGCACTTAcgagttttatttttttggataAACAAAACATTATCCTTGcccttttttttcaatgaGTTGATCTACAACATAAAGGAGAGATTTC ATTTTATACTACACCCTATGTCGAAGATTGTGGATATGTACACAACATCTGCCTATTGCGAA ATGTCTATGACATCACACCCGTACATGATTTCTTGCCACCTGTcctcaaaaaaattaaccaACTCAACATCACCAGCAGCAGCTTTACATGGG ATAAGCTATATAACGAATATAATATTCCCTGGATTCTCAACAATGataataactttttttgcattcaat ATCttcaacaattttaaaatgtataacACCATTTTTTCACCTAGTTATATTCCTAACCCATTTTTCTCAGCATTg ATAATTGGACTAATCTGTGGAATAATCACATCATATTTCATAACAATTATATCCACTTTAGCCgacacatttttatattgcttCATATGTGAATGCTATCAAAAACAAATGATTGATGAAAATCCGTTAAGAAAAACATTTACTCCAGATCTTTTAAGAGAATTTAttttagaaatatatgaagattataattcaaaattatga
- a CDS encoding 60S ribosomal protein L14, putative, giving the protein MPKAALTEEEKLNLSKKKLLFNRYVEPGRLCLIEYGPYAGKLCFIVDIITITRVIVDGAGITGVPKTIMPIKRLKLLKQRVKINANAKTGMLKKEVEKSKVLEEFNKSNLGKKIMIKKKRDKATDYERFQIYYASKELKKKMNFLKSQKKGQSKA; this is encoded by the exons ATGCCAAAAGCAGCTTTAAcagaagaagaaaaattaaatttatcaaaaaaaaaattattattcaacAGATATGTTGAGCCAGGAAGATTATGCCTTATAGAATATGGCCCCTATGCTGGAAAG CTTTGCTTTATTGTAGATATCATAACAATTACAAGAGTAATCGTTGATGGAGCTGGTATAACAGG CGTCCCTAAAACCATAATGCCAATCAAAAGGCTTAAGTTGCTAAAGCAAAgagttaaaataaatgccAACGCAAAAACCGGaatgttaaaaaaagaagttGAAAAATCGAAAGTCTTAGAAGAATTCAATAAATCTAAtttaggaaaaaaaattatgataaaaaaaaaaagagataAAGCTACTGATTATGAAAGATTTCAAATCTACTATGCTAgtaaagaattaaaaaaaaaaatgaattttttaaaatctcAAAAAAAAGGACAATCAAAAGCATAA
- a CDS encoding succinyl-CoA ligase [ADP-forming] subunit beta, putative, with amino-acid sequence MNALKKELKCMMMGHRKFGHNILKRGTNLSYKNIRSCQFYVEKKYLSIHEYLSIDLLRNNNIPCPQGYHAQTPEEAEEKALELQNACGDIDLVIKAQILSGGRGLGYFKENKFEGGVHICRNSMEIKDVASKMLNNTLVTKQTGPEGKKCNTVFICERFYIRKERYVAFLLDRNSDNICLLGSSVGGSSIEDISKKTPEAIYKININIKDGLTNGQSREFCEQIGFKGNELDIATDMLVNLYKIFKKYDCTLLEINPLSETNDGRVLCCDAKLNFDDNAEYRQKEIFDKRDLTQENPEELEAKKYNLNYVSLDGNIACMVNGAGLAMATLDLIVLHKGSPSNFLDVGGSATEEEIAEALKIIDNNDKAKVCFINILGGIMRCDIIARGIINAAKQIQFKKPLIVRLEGTNEKEAIKILEESNIKCIICQDMNLAAEKAVALANIIEIAKQSNINITVS; translated from the coding sequence atgaacgCATTAAAGAAGGAATTAAAGTGTATGATGATGGGACACAGGAAATTTggacataatatattaaaaagggGTACCAATttaagttataaaaatattaggaGTTGCCAATTTTATGTagaaaaaaagtatttaaGTATAcatgaatatttatcaatAGATTTATTacgtaataataatatccCATGCCCACAAGGGTATCATGCACAAACCCCAGAAGAAGCAGAAGAAAAAGCATTAGAACTACAAAATGCATGTGGTGATATAGATTTAGTAATAAAAGCACAAATATTAAGTGGAGGTAGAGGGTTAGgatattttaaagaaaataaatttgaagGTGGAGTACATATATGTAGGAATAGtatggaaataaaagatgttgcctcaaaaatgttaaataatacattagTTACAAAACAAACAGGACCagaaggaaaaaaatgtaatactGTATTTATATGTGAAAGATTTTATATAAGAAAAGAAAGATATGTAGCATTTTTATTGGATAGAAATTCGGacaatatatgtttattggGCTCAAGTGTTGGAGGTTCATCTATTGAAGatataagtaaaaaaacACCAGAagcaatatataaaattaatataaatataaaagatggTTTAACAAATGGTCAATCAAGAGAATTCTGTGAGCAAATTGGATTCAAAGGTAATGAATTAGATATAGCTACAGATATGCTTGTAAACTTATATAagattttcaaaaaatatgattgtACATTATTAGAAATAAATCCATTATCTGAGACTAATGACGGAAGAGTATTATGTTGTGATGccaaattaaattttgatgATAATGCAGAATATAGgcaaaaagaaatatttgataaaagAGATTTAACACAAGAAAATCCAGAAGAATTAgaagcaaaaaaatataatttaaattacgTTTCACTAGATGGAAATATAGCTTGTATGGTAAATGGTGCTGGTCTAGCTATGGCAACATTAGATTTAATTGTTTTACATAAAGGATCACCATCTAACTTTTTAGATGTAGGAGGAAGTGCAACAGAAGAAGAAATTGCAGAagcattaaaaataattgataaCAATGATAAAGCAAAAGtatgttttataaatatattaggaGGTATTATGAGATGTGATATTATTGCACGGGGAATAATAAATGCAGCTAAACaaatacaatttaaaaagcCATTAATAGTTAGACTTGAAGgaacaaatgaaaaagaagcAATTAAAATACTTGAAGAATCAAATATcaaatgtattatatgcCAAGATATGAATTTAGCTGCTGAAAAAGCTGTTGCTTTAGCTAACATAATTGAGATTGCAAAGCAGTCCAACATTAATATAACCGTTTCGTAG
- a CDS encoding mitogen-activated protein kinase 1, putative has product MEKEKQKKAQKNVSKLLHTKSNKNETDNIDDHVLKKYDIIKKIGKGAYGIVFKARCRKSKKIVAVKKIFGAFQNSTDAQRTFREIMFLHQLNGHDNIIKLLDVMRAKNDQDIYLVFEYMETDLHEVIRADILEEIHKKYIIYQLLRALKYMHSGLLLHRDIKPSNILLNSECHLKICDFGLARSISTEVNENKIPVLTDYVATRWYRAPDILLGSTNYTEGVDMWSLGCIMAELLLGKPLFRGNSTMNQLEKIIEIVGKPNKKDIEDIKSPYAETIISSFADTGKKKKFSEIFHKASQDSIDLLEQLLQFNPTKRITAEKALKHKYVENFHHLIEEPVCKHIITIPVDDSTKYRVDFYRNIVYYNILKRKKMSIHREHYTNAQISNSKNESIKENMLESQISNDVKTDVQIDAEQAEYIIQKGDNYDIHKMDSKKGRGKKKRHFISNSPNTNIETHQKGEPNCRENNLHYPVEKKADVDGPQGNKEKGSNTKKKLKNKIKSKPKVVSTKNAGKKDPLYCDRSEALHNKSYVQGKNEKHYYEHTGENNDNINEMADQNNYYKTVVNPNIEGQCRNTMPIHNYNTGQDFSKHYFYKQKKKY; this is encoded by the coding sequence ATGGAGAAAGAGAAACAGAAGAAAGctcaaaaaaatgtgtcTAAACTGTTACATAccaaatcaaataaaaatgaaacagataatattgatgatcatgttttaaaaaaatatgatataataaaaaaaattggaaagGGAGCATATGGTATAGTATTCAAAGCACGGTGTAGAAaatctaaaaaaatagtagcagtaaaaaaaatttttggGGCATTTCAAAATTCTACAGATGCTCAAAGAACATTTAGAGaaataatgtttttacATCAACTAAATGGacatgataatataattaaattattggATGTAATGAGAGCAAAAAATGATCAAGACATTTATTTagtttttgaatatatggAAACAGATTTACATGAAGTTATAAGAGCAGATATATTAGAAgaaattcataaaaaatatataatatatcaattattaagagcattaaaatatatgcattcaggtttattattacatagAGATATTAAAccatcaaatatattattaaattcgGAATgccatttaaaaatatgtgatTTTGGATTAGCTCGAAGTATATCAACAGAAGTtaatgaaaacaaaatacCAGTTTTAACAGACTATGTAGCAACACGATGGTATAGAGCACctgatattttattaggAAGTACAAATTATACAGAAGGTGTCGACATGTGGTCGCTTGGGTGCATTATGgctgaattattattaggaAAACCATTATTTAGAGGTAATTCAACTATGAAccaattagaaaaaattattgaaaTAGTTGGAaaaccaaataaaaaagatattgAAGATATAAAATCACCATATGCTGAAACTATTATATCTTCTTTTGCTGATactggaaaaaaaaaaaaattttcagaaatttttcataaagcATCCCAAGACTCAATCGATCTACTTGAGCAACTGCTACAATTTAATCCAACAAAAAGAATAACAGCAGAAAAAGctttaaaacataaatatgtagaAAATTTTCACCATTTAATAGAGGAACCAGTTTGCaaacatattattactatacCTGTTGATGATAGTACAAAATATAGAGTTGACTTTTATCgaaatattgtatattataatattttaaaaagaaaaaaaatgtctaTTCATAGAGAGCATTATACAAATGCTCAAATTagtaattcaaaaaatgaatcaataaaagaaaatatgttaGAATCACAAATAAGTAATGATGTAAAAACAGATGTACAAATAGATGCCGAACAAgctgaatatataattcagAAGGGAGACAACTatgatatacataaaatggattcaaaaaaaggtagaggaaaaaaaaaacggcATTTTATATCTAATTCACCAAATACAAACATAGAGACACATCAAAAGGGTGAGCCAAATTGTAGAGAAAACAATTTACACTATCCTGTGGAAAAGAAAGCAGATGTGGATGGACCTCAAGGGAATAAAGAAAAGGGAAGCAATaccaaaaaaaagttgaaaaataaaataaaatcgaaGCCAAAAGTGGTGAGCACAAAAAATGCTGGAAAAAAAGATCCACTATACTGTGATAGATCAGAAGCTTTGCACAACAAAAGTTATGTACAAGGCAAGAATGAAAAGCACTACTATGAACATACAggtgaaaataatgataatataaatgaaatggCCGACCAAAATAACTACTATAAAACTGTAGTCAATCCGAATATTGAAGGCCAGTGTCGAAATACAATGCCcatacataattataacaCTGGACAAGATTTTAGtaaacattatttttataaacaaaagaaaaagtatTGA
- a CDS encoding surface-related antigen SRA, putative gives MILHFKIRPLILLTYLYMSFVNSNKHIQNTLSPHTLSQNIQKQLYSKIVSPLTNVNITNPILNGRIHKKDNKHTCEAAGCSSYKNIIKNNDTKNSIHDDCLDGFICKKCKKTHAKNSNICFYSNLEGYQNLYDALLEEYTVTPYDDFKIPLNKSTKKDDDNENGETKQGGDENSEKQDEDDEGKDDDNKDSGKKKKKKKNDDDDDDESDEDEKETKKKNSNDDDDDIAFFERKENTNSYQSLNKINEYAKNSVNQNGIKLGEKAKHKHSNNKHGQLNVLSPFVKNYGFTPYSTNDYSFLFEENKKSEKIVYKRLKININKYEEYLKSKLNKCDVSNDGMITIYIKLLLQIVKDKKDIYVDISKQSILSSKTENKSHHTKNEKQKNDDDSTDDENESENDSDSDDDDFYGSNKKKSNNYSYLEILNLGNNNNATTNQPLKYDGQSFPYKDMQKKLSTSSYHLNEKEKNKINTTDKTIIQNITKYNFYQERLRDDSDGDSMGNYYKSKNGFFKSLFSKVYRKKSDDEYDDYDSDSSSDDDSEYGGKKRKRFRLFSWKKKNKNKQHSRKNKNDDEEEDDDKYSNKKYDDENEENDDSESKENKKSNNDVIAKDDKKKSKIKAFFSKIKNKILPEKQKLHIEAFFNSIIVKSCKNSIKWEGKMFKKKALVELTLKVPVKMKYIEDEPLSFFRSGFETILTCHNCNDIIFNSCVQVYCTKKNEYEHGKDNEMNQTQNKANDSASTAGKSPNASQLPYIAGASVLSSLPAYQHNNYYPGNTSMSHYNTYSGGICNYFSYLIFLFIFLLSFLAI, from the exons ATGATTTTGCACTTTAAAATAAGACCGCTGATATTacttacatatttatacatgAGTTTTGTCAATTCAAATAAGCACATTCAAAACACATTGTCACCACATACCTTATCtcaaaatatacaaaaacaattatatagTAAAATAGTTTCACCCCTAAccaatgtaaatataactaACCCTATTTTAAATGGAcgtattcataaaaaagataataaacATACTTGTGAAGCAGCAGGATGCTCTtcctataaaaatattataaaaaataatgacaCCAAAAATAGCATTCATGATGATTGCTTAGACGgatttatttgtaaaaaatgcaaaaaaacaCATGCGAAAAATtctaatatatgtttttattccAATCTTGAAGGGtatcaaaatttatatgatgCATTACTTGAAGAATATACAGTGACACCCTACGATGATTTTAAAATCCCTTTAAATAAATCGACCAAAAAGGACgatgataatgaaaatggtGAAACAAAACAAGGGGGTGATGAAAATTCGGAGAAACAGGATGAAGACGATGAGGGAAAAGACGACGATAATAAAGATagtggaaaaaaaaaaaaaaaaaaaaaaaatgatgatgacGATGATGATGAATCAGATGAAGATGAAAAGGAaacgaagaaaaaaaatagtaatgatgatgatgatgatattgcattttttgaaagaaaagaaaatacaaaCTCTTATCaaagtttaaataaaataaatgaatatgcaaaaaatagTGTGAATCAAAATGGGATCAAGCTTGGTGAGAAGGCAAAACATAAACATAGTAATAACAAGCATGGGCAATTGAATGTACTAAGCCCTTTTGTAAAAAACTATGGATTTACACCCTACTCTACTAAtgattattcttttttgtttgaagaaaataaaaaatcagaaaaaattgtatataaaagattaaaaataaatataaataaatatgaagaatatttaaaaagtaaattaaataaatgtgaTGTTTCAAATGATGGGATgataactatatatattaaattgttGTTACAAATTGTTAAGGacaaaaaagatatatatgttgATATAAGTAAGCAAAGTATTTTAAGTTCCAAAACAGAAAATAAATCTCATCATactaaaaatgaaaaacaaaaaaatgatgatgacTCAACggatgatgaaaatgaatcTGAAAATGACAGTGACAGTGATGATGATGACTTTTATGGGagtaacaaaaaaaaatcaaataattattcctATTTAGAAATTCTAAATTtaggaaataataataatgcaacCACTAACCAACCACTTAAATATGATGGACAAAGTTTTCCTTATAAAGacatgcaaaaaaaattatctaCAAGTTCGTACCACcttaatgaaaaagagaagaacaaaataaacacAACAGATAAGACAATCattcaaaatataacaaaatataatttttatcaagAAAGATTAAGAGACGATTCAGATGGAGATTCAATGggaaattattataaatctAAAAATGGATTCTTtaaatctttattttctaaagtttatagaaaaaaatcagATGATGAATATGATGATTATGATAGTGACTCTTCATCAGATGATGATAGTGAATATGGTggcaaaaaaagaaaacgttttcgtttattttcatggaaaaaaaaaaataaaaataaacaacactcaagaaaaaataaaaacgatgatgaagaagaagatgatgataaatattcgaataaaaaatatgatgacgaaaatgaagaaaatgatgatagtgaatcaaaagaaaataaaaaaagtaataacGATGTAATTGCAaaagatgataaaaaaaaatcaaaaataaaagcattttttagcaaaataaaaaataaaattctacctgaaaaacaaaaattacatatagaagcattttttaatagtatTATAGTTAAGTCTTGTAAAAATTCAATAAAATGGGAAGGgaaaatgtttaaaaaaaaagcactTGTTGAACTTACCTTGAAAGTTCCTGttaaaatgaaatacaTTGAAGATGAGCCTCTTAGTTTTTTTAGATCTGGATTTGAAACTATTTTAACTTGTCATAATTgtaatgatataatatttaattcatgTGTACAG GTTTATtgcacaaaaaaaaatgaatacgAACATGGAAAGGACAATGAAATGAACCAAACTCAAAACAAAGCAAATGATTCAGCTTCTACAGCTGGGAAATCACCAAATGCTTCACAGTTACCATATATAGCTGGTGCATCTGTACTTTCATCCTTGCCAGCATATCagcataataattattatccAGGAAATACTAGCATGTCCCATTATAATACTTATAGTGGAGGAATATGTAACTATTTTAGTTATCTTATATTCCTTTTCATATTTCTGCTTAGCTTCTTGGcaatttga